The following are from one region of the Phormidium sp. PBR-2020 genome:
- a CDS encoding PAS domain S-box protein, translating to MNAPSLALEAQRLAAVQRYQILDTPPDGAFDRITAIAARLFQVPIALVTIVDHDRIWFKSRQGVEISEIDRELGLCASTILQEGVYTVTDALSDPRTLTNSLVRGEFGLRFYAAVPLKTGDGYHLGTLCVIDHQPRDISPDETQILTDLAAIVMDEMELRLAARNLVDTTEAQRQAINDLYHHAPCGYHSLDHEGIFVQINNTELRWLGYQRHEVIGKLSFYDLLAPDSKITFATNFPAFKKRGRVNDLEFELKRADGSTFWVLVNAIADYDEQGHYLKSRSTMHNINDRKQAELALRQLNQSLEAKVKLRTAQLSQRNAALEASNHALHLSEARFRNAFDYASIGMAIVSLDGRWLEVNPALCDITGYTMPELLATDFQALTHPDDLEEDLNQAQQLLNGEIHYYHFEKRYRHKNGHWIWILLSGSLVRDLEHKPLYFVSQIQDIHKRKQATLALQESQTMLLKSQEIGHLGSWEYDVPQQTVTWSAEKFRILGRNPTLGEPSFEELLRVHHPESGEQLRQLVNQSLATGEPYRVRLKFQRCDGSIGYLEERGEAELNDKGEVVRLFGIAQDITERVQAERDLKEMSTALAHEIEGISRLDNDGHYVQVNQAYAAMAGYTPEELVGQHWSVTIHPDDLPRVTQAYEEMLSEGKVNLEARGIRKDGSLFYKQLFMVVVYDDQRQRQGHYCFMKDISERAQLEAERQQAQIALQEELERLSQVVQTQQEVALVNPHLGKVMSIIATQAQQLSHGDGAAVELLEDEELVCHYRSGVAKQHPEWRLPLEQSLSGQSLKEGRALYCGDSETDKRINRELFESMGLRSMLVAPLSYQAGQVGILKVFSTQRNAFTESDLQTLQLMAGLLTASLNLALEFEVKTSLLQDLRDSEERYRSVVLALSEGIAVIQADGQILTCNASAFEILGLSSQDMIGRTITELKHTIICEDGSLCPVDEYPIWVTLRSGTPISQQTLGIVKDTTTTWISVNTQPLYCDSQGQPDAVVVSFTDITESRRSEVATLRRQAEQERLLSDIAQRIRQTLDLEVILQTTVTEVQQFLRINRVMIYRLEADGSGVVIAEAITHGLPSLLGKTIDETVEESEAREYQAGQVRACTDIEAEEGMSCPMDVLTQAKAKLIVPIVQGKGLWGLLLAYHSQGPRSWEQAELDVLTRLATQIAIAIQQSQLYQHLQTANEQLAHLATHDGLTQLANRRSFDTYLAREWSCLVRRQAPLSLILCDIDYFKSYNDTYGHPAGDRCLQEVAAALQEVVKRPADLLARYGGEEFVIVLPVTDADGAEAIAVEIQETLEQRDIFHGESPLGERITLSLGVATVIPTSGRSPQLLIDRADAALYAAKHHGRNQYQIFLEE from the coding sequence ATGAATGCGCCCAGCCTCGCCCTGGAGGCTCAACGGCTTGCGGCCGTCCAGCGTTATCAGATCCTCGATACCCCTCCTGATGGAGCCTTTGACCGAATTACGGCGATCGCCGCCCGGTTATTTCAGGTTCCCATTGCCCTGGTTACCATTGTTGACCATGATCGCATTTGGTTTAAATCTCGCCAGGGGGTGGAGATCTCCGAAATTGACCGGGAACTCGGACTCTGTGCCTCTACCATCCTCCAGGAGGGTGTTTACACGGTCACCGATGCCCTCAGCGACCCCCGCACTCTGACTAATTCTCTGGTGCGGGGCGAATTTGGCCTGCGTTTTTATGCCGCCGTTCCCCTCAAAACCGGCGATGGCTATCACCTGGGAACCCTATGTGTTATCGATCACCAACCCCGTGATATTAGTCCTGACGAAACCCAGATCCTCACAGATCTTGCGGCGATCGTCATGGATGAAATGGAACTACGGTTAGCGGCCCGCAACCTGGTTGATACCACTGAAGCCCAACGGCAGGCCATTAACGACCTCTATCATCATGCGCCCTGCGGCTATCACTCCCTCGATCATGAGGGGATTTTTGTCCAAATCAATAACACCGAGCTGCGTTGGCTGGGGTATCAACGCCACGAAGTTATCGGTAAACTCAGCTTCTATGATCTCTTAGCCCCGGACAGTAAAATTACCTTTGCCACCAACTTTCCGGCCTTTAAGAAACGGGGACGAGTCAATGATCTTGAATTTGAGCTAAAACGAGCCGATGGCTCAACCTTCTGGGTTTTGGTGAATGCGATCGCCGACTATGACGAGCAGGGCCATTATCTCAAAAGCCGCTCCACAATGCACAACATCAACGATCGCAAACAAGCTGAACTTGCCCTACGTCAGCTCAATCAATCCTTAGAAGCCAAGGTTAAATTACGCACGGCCCAACTCTCTCAACGCAACGCCGCCCTCGAAGCTAGCAATCATGCCTTACATCTGAGCGAAGCCCGCTTTCGCAATGCCTTCGACTATGCCAGCATTGGCATGGCCATTGTCAGCCTAGACGGTCGTTGGCTAGAAGTTAACCCAGCCTTGTGCGACATTACCGGCTATACGATGCCGGAGTTGTTGGCCACAGATTTCCAAGCCTTGACTCACCCCGATGATTTAGAAGAGGATTTAAACCAAGCGCAGCAGCTCTTAAACGGCGAGATTCACTACTATCATTTCGAAAAACGCTATCGCCATAAAAACGGCCATTGGATTTGGATTTTACTCAGTGGCTCCCTTGTGCGTGACTTAGAACACAAGCCATTATATTTTGTCTCCCAAATTCAGGATATTCATAAACGCAAGCAAGCGACCTTGGCATTGCAAGAAAGCCAAACCATGCTCCTGAAATCGCAAGAAATTGGACATCTTGGTAGTTGGGAATATGACGTTCCCCAACAAACCGTTACCTGGTCAGCGGAGAAATTTCGTATTCTCGGCCGTAACCCGACGTTAGGTGAGCCATCCTTTGAGGAGTTATTACGAGTTCATCATCCTGAGAGCGGCGAACAACTTCGGCAACTCGTGAACCAGTCCCTAGCTACAGGCGAGCCGTACCGAGTTCGCCTCAAATTCCAACGCTGTGATGGGTCGATTGGTTATCTTGAAGAGCGGGGTGAGGCCGAGTTAAATGACAAGGGTGAGGTGGTGCGTCTGTTTGGCATTGCCCAAGATATCACTGAGCGGGTGCAGGCCGAGCGAGACCTCAAGGAAATGAGTACGGCCTTGGCCCATGAGATCGAAGGCATTTCTCGGTTAGATAATGACGGGCATTATGTCCAGGTGAACCAGGCTTACGCAGCCATGGCAGGTTATACCCCAGAGGAACTGGTGGGTCAACATTGGAGTGTAACCATCCATCCTGATGATTTGCCACGAGTGACCCAGGCCTATGAGGAGATGCTGAGTGAGGGAAAGGTCAACCTTGAGGCCCGGGGCATCCGCAAAGATGGCTCGCTCTTCTATAAGCAGTTGTTTATGGTCGTTGTTTATGATGACCAGCGGCAACGCCAGGGTCACTATTGTTTTATGAAGGATATTAGTGAACGGGCCCAGTTAGAAGCCGAACGTCAACAGGCTCAAATTGCCCTACAAGAGGAATTAGAGCGCTTGTCTCAGGTGGTACAGACACAGCAAGAGGTGGCATTGGTGAATCCCCATCTGGGGAAAGTCATGAGCATTATTGCCACTCAGGCCCAACAGCTCAGCCATGGAGACGGCGCCGCTGTGGAGTTGTTAGAAGACGAGGAACTGGTCTGTCATTATCGCAGTGGTGTTGCCAAACAACACCCGGAGTGGCGATTACCTTTAGAGCAGAGTCTGTCAGGGCAATCTTTAAAAGAAGGTCGGGCCTTGTACTGTGGTGATAGTGAGACGGATAAGCGCATCAATCGTGAGCTGTTTGAGTCCATGGGACTGCGATCAATGTTAGTTGCGCCTCTGAGTTATCAAGCGGGACAAGTTGGCATTCTCAAGGTCTTCTCCACTCAAAGAAATGCCTTTACAGAGTCTGACCTACAAACCTTGCAATTGATGGCGGGCCTACTCACGGCCAGTTTGAATCTGGCCCTAGAGTTTGAGGTGAAAACTTCTCTGCTCCAAGACTTGCGAGATAGTGAAGAGCGGTATCGGTCGGTGGTGTTAGCGTTATCAGAAGGGATTGCAGTTATCCAAGCCGATGGCCAAATTTTGACCTGTAATGCGAGTGCCTTTGAGATTCTGGGCCTGTCAAGTCAGGATATGATCGGTCGCACGATTACGGAACTCAAGCACACAATCATTTGTGAGGATGGCTCTCTCTGTCCCGTTGACGAGTATCCCATTTGGGTAACCCTGCGCAGTGGGACACCCATCAGTCAGCAAACTCTGGGAATTGTTAAAGACACTACAACCACCTGGATTTCAGTGAATACGCAACCGTTATATTGCGACAGTCAGGGCCAACCGGATGCGGTGGTGGTGTCATTTACGGATATTACGGAGAGCCGACGCTCTGAGGTGGCGACGTTGCGGCGACAGGCTGAGCAAGAACGGCTCCTGAGTGATATTGCCCAACGAATTCGCCAAACCCTTGACTTAGAGGTGATTTTGCAGACCACGGTGACTGAGGTTCAGCAATTTTTACGCATCAATCGGGTGATGATTTATCGCCTTGAGGCTGATGGTAGCGGTGTGGTGATTGCTGAAGCGATCACTCATGGGTTGCCTTCGTTGCTGGGTAAGACGATTGACGAGACGGTTGAGGAGAGCGAAGCGAGGGAGTATCAGGCGGGACAGGTGAGAGCTTGTACTGATATTGAGGCTGAAGAGGGGATGTCCTGTCCAATGGATGTTCTGACCCAGGCGAAGGCGAAGCTGATTGTACCAATTGTACAGGGTAAGGGTCTTTGGGGATTGTTGTTGGCGTACCACAGTCAGGGACCACGCTCTTGGGAGCAGGCGGAACTGGATGTGCTGACGCGATTGGCGACTCAGATTGCGATCGCCATTCAACAGTCTCAACTCTATCAACATCTACAAACGGCGAATGAGCAGCTTGCTCATTTAGCGACTCATGATGGTCTGACGCAGTTAGCTAACCGCCGTAGTTTTGATACCTATTTGGCTCGGGAATGGTCTTGTTTGGTGCGGCGACAGGCACCATTGAGTTTGATTCTTTGTGATATTGACTATTTCAAGTCCTATAACGACACCTATGGTCATCCGGCGGGCGATCGCTGTTTGCAGGAGGTAGCGGCAGCGTTGCAAGAGGTGGTGAAACGTCCAGCGGATTTACTGGCTCGCTATGGGGGAGAGGAATTTGTCATTGTCTTACCGGTGACGGATGCGGATGGGGCCGAGGCGATCGCCGTTGAGATTCAAGAGACTCTCGAACAACGGGATATCTTTCATGGAGAATCCCCTTTGGGAGAGCGGATTACCCTCAGTCTAGGCGTTGCGACGGTGATTCCCACTTCGGGGCGATCGCCGCAACTTCTGATTGATCGCGCCGATGCGGCACTCTATGCGGCGAAACATCACGGCCGCAATCAATATCAGATATTCCTGGAGGAATGA
- a CDS encoding Uma2 family endonuclease encodes MMLSTVQWTVEDYHHIIKTGVLDDRRVELLAGEIVTMSPEAEPHAFFSRTAGQYLTRLLGDRALVSPAKPITLPNQSEPEPDLAIVQPLGRDYLSHHPYPENIFWVIEYANTSLEKDSTIKYHIYAEAGIPEYWLVNLRTRELVVYRNPRGRDYGSKETLQKGTISPLAFPDIIIPVETLISA; translated from the coding sequence ATGATGCTGTCAACAGTTCAGTGGACGGTGGAAGACTACCACCATATTATTAAAACCGGGGTTCTTGATGATCGCCGGGTGGAATTACTCGCCGGAGAAATCGTGACCATGTCCCCAGAAGCGGAACCTCATGCGTTTTTTAGTCGCACAGCGGGCCAATATCTCACCCGGTTACTGGGCGATCGCGCCCTGGTGAGTCCCGCCAAACCCATCACCCTTCCCAACCAATCGGAACCGGAACCGGATCTGGCGATCGTGCAACCCCTGGGGCGAGACTATCTCTCTCACCATCCCTATCCTGAAAATATCTTCTGGGTGATTGAATATGCCAATACCAGTTTAGAGAAAGATTCTACTATCAAATATCATATCTATGCTGAAGCGGGAATCCCAGAATATTGGCTAGTGAATCTCCGCACGAGAGAATTAGTGGTCTACCGGAACCCCAGAGGCCGGGACTATGGCTCTAAAGAAACCTTACAAAAGGGGACGATTTCTCCTCTGGCCTTTCCGGATATAATAATTCCCGTTGAAACCCTCATTTCTGCCTAA